A stretch of Sulfurimonas autotrophica DSM 16294 DNA encodes these proteins:
- a CDS encoding ammonium transporter, with the protein MKKWLLALLFAIPAFAEEVVEVVAEAAPTLDTGDTAWMMISTALVLLMTPAGLALFYAGMTRSKNVLNTYAMVFGAFVVAFVVWIAAGYSIAFGTAESAAVQNVMGGFSNVFLNGISWHDLSGTYPTYVFVAFQGTFAAITVAIAAGSVIERIKFSTWLVFVAIWGLVVYAPVAHMVWGGDGAFLFDLGALDFAGGTVVHMNGGLAGLVLAILVGKRAGYPKSAMKPATVLLTALGAALLWFGWYGFNAGSAFGANAIAGVAMLTTTIATAAAAITWMLAEWAVYKKPTLLGIATGAVAGLVAITPAAGFVSVGGAFIVGIVGTLFAFWGVTVLKKKLGYDDSLDAFGVHFLAGLFGALATGLLALKDNDLLWDGPLKESGDRMGQFIVQIESVVIVGLFTLVGTVIVYYIATALTGGSRVSEDEEVMGLDESIQGERYMNN; encoded by the coding sequence ATGAAGAAATGGTTATTGGCACTATTATTTGCCATACCGGCATTTGCTGAAGAAGTGGTAGAGGTTGTTGCAGAGGCTGCACCGACATTAGATACAGGAGATACAGCATGGATGATGATATCTACTGCATTAGTATTACTTATGACACCTGCAGGTCTTGCACTTTTTTACGCAGGTATGACAAGAAGTAAAAATGTACTCAATACATACGCTATGGTATTTGGGGCATTTGTAGTTGCATTTGTTGTTTGGATTGCTGCTGGTTATTCAATAGCATTCGGTACAGCGGAATCTGCTGCTGTGCAAAATGTTATGGGTGGATTTTCAAATGTGTTTTTAAATGGAATCAGCTGGCATGATCTAAGCGGGACATACCCTACTTATGTATTTGTTGCTTTTCAAGGTACATTTGCTGCTATTACTGTAGCTATTGCTGCGGGTTCAGTTATTGAGCGTATCAAATTCTCAACTTGGTTGGTATTTGTAGCTATCTGGGGACTGGTAGTTTATGCTCCTGTTGCTCACATGGTATGGGGTGGAGACGGTGCATTTCTTTTTGATTTAGGTGCTCTAGACTTTGCCGGTGGTACTGTTGTACATATGAATGGTGGTTTAGCAGGTCTTGTTCTTGCTATATTAGTCGGTAAACGTGCCGGATATCCTAAGTCTGCTATGAAACCTGCTACTGTGCTTTTAACTGCTCTTGGTGCGGCTCTTTTATGGTTCGGTTGGTATGGATTCAATGCAGGGAGTGCATTCGGTGCAAATGCAATTGCCGGTGTAGCAATGCTTACTACTACAATTGCAACAGCAGCAGCTGCTATTACTTGGATGCTTGCTGAATGGGCTGTGTATAAAAAACCTACTCTTTTAGGAATTGCTACAGGTGCTGTTGCAGGTCTTGTTGCTATTACTCCTGCTGCAGGTTTTGTTAGTGTTGGCGGAGCATTCATTGTTGGTATCGTTGGTACACTATTCGCATTCTGGGGTGTTACAGTACTTAAAAAGAAACTTGGTTATGATGATTCTCTTGATGCATTTGGTGTTCACTTCTTAGCAGGTCTGTTTGGTGCACTTGCAACTGGTCTTTTAGCGTTAAAAGACAATGATTTACTATGGGACGGACCGTTGAAAGAATCAGGTGACAGAATGGGACAGTTTATCGTTCAAATAGAATCTGTTGTAATCGTTGGTCTGTTTACTCTTGTAGGTACTGTTATTGTTTACTACATTGCAACTGCATTAACGGGTGGTTCACGTGTAAGTGAAGATGAAGAAGTAATGGGTCTTGATGAATCTATTCAAGGTGAAAGATACATGAACAACTAA
- a CDS encoding P-II family nitrogen regulator, with protein MKRIEAIIKPFKLEDVKDALAEIGIDGMTVSEVKGYGRQKGHSELYRGAEYVVDFLPKIKMEMIIAGDMVEQVTATIVEAARTGKIGDGKIFVSDIEKIIRIRTGETDEEAI; from the coding sequence ATGAAAAGAATAGAAGCAATCATTAAACCTTTTAAGCTAGAAGATGTCAAAGATGCATTAGCAGAAATTGGAATTGATGGAATGACAGTAAGTGAAGTAAAAGGGTATGGCCGTCAAAAAGGGCATAGCGAACTTTACCGTGGTGCAGAGTATGTAGTGGATTTTTTACCGAAAATCAAAATGGAGATGATTATTGCAGGTGACATGGTAGAACAAGTTACTGCAACTATTGTTGAAGCTGCTAGAACTGGAAAAATCGGTGATGGTAAAATTTTCGTAAGTGATATTGAAAAAATTATTAGAATCCGTACAGGTGAAACTGACGAAGAAGCGATTTAA
- a CDS encoding ammonium transporter produces MSEADIKYIIDTFFTLFAMVLIIFMVPGFAMLEAGLVRTKNVSSVLTVNTMIYAVASMAFLLIGYTIAFGSWENSSMSIWAAFLFQMAFVGKTINIMSGGVSERVKILPLMLFTVVMGAVIYPLIVNVSWGADLLAGTMFDINMYDLAGSTVIHSTGGWALLAAILIMGPRKGRYKDGKIKVIPASNVPLVVLGALLLWIGWFGFNGGSVGSISSVENANAVAKTIMNTNTAGLAGAIIAAIIMYARYKLLDITMILNGALGGLVAITAGPDLYDMYTPILIGAIGGTLVVFAVPMFDKLKLDDPVGALSVHLVNGIWGTLAVGIFVDKVSLLAQLKGIVVIGIFAFISSFIVIYVINKIIAFRAEDDVQVEGLDVNEVGVEAYPEFKRAI; encoded by the coding sequence ATGTCAGAAGCTGATATTAAATATATAATAGACACATTTTTTACACTTTTTGCGATGGTGCTCATCATTTTTATGGTTCCAGGTTTTGCTATGTTGGAGGCTGGTCTTGTTCGAACTAAAAATGTTTCATCTGTTTTAACTGTCAATACTATGATTTATGCTGTTGCTTCAATGGCATTTTTACTCATCGGTTACACTATAGCATTTGGTTCTTGGGAAAATTCATCTATGAGTATCTGGGCTGCATTTTTGTTTCAAATGGCTTTTGTCGGTAAAACTATAAATATTATGAGTGGAGGAGTAAGCGAAAGAGTGAAAATTCTTCCATTGATGCTTTTTACTGTTGTTATGGGTGCAGTGATTTATCCATTAATAGTAAATGTAAGCTGGGGAGCAGATTTACTTGCAGGGACAATGTTTGACATAAATATGTATGATTTAGCAGGTTCTACGGTGATTCACTCAACCGGCGGTTGGGCATTACTTGCTGCTATTTTGATTATGGGTCCTCGTAAAGGTAGATATAAAGATGGAAAAATAAAAGTTATTCCTGCTTCAAACGTCCCTCTTGTTGTGCTTGGTGCATTGCTTTTATGGATAGGATGGTTTGGCTTTAACGGTGGGAGTGTTGGTTCTATATCTTCTGTTGAAAATGCCAATGCTGTCGCAAAAACAATTATGAATACAAATACGGCAGGACTAGCCGGTGCGATAATTGCCGCTATTATTATGTATGCACGATATAAGCTTTTGGATATTACTATGATTCTTAACGGTGCACTCGGAGGACTTGTAGCAATTACTGCAGGGCCGGACCTTTATGATATGTATACGCCGATACTTATCGGTGCAATCGGTGGAACACTTGTAGTTTTTGCTGTACCTATGTTTGATAAATTAAAACTTGATGACCCGGTTGGAGCGCTTTCTGTGCATCTTGTTAACGGTATTTGGGGAACATTAGCGGTAGGTATTTTTGTTGATAAAGTATCATTACTTGCACAGCTTAAAGGTATAGTGGTTATCGGTATTTTTGCATTTATCAGCTCTTTTATCGTGATTTATGTCATAAATAAAATTATTGCATTTAGAGCAGAAGATGATGTACAAGTCGAAGGACTTGATGTCAATGAAGTAGGAGTTGAAGCATACCCAGAATTCAAACGGGCTATTTAA
- a CDS encoding energy transducer TonB, which yields MNLTRIKQKAVVAQKQKVQKSKPLHKKIVKKPVIHKKAPAKKPKRVKKKVPLKKEIKKEEPKVIEKPIEPIKSVEPAEQPPQIEKKTEVVANKIVANEIPQKKMSDEEQYLENNLAKISQLIKENLYYPRMARKRGIQGSVTVRFMLLKDATVTQITTISSNSGILTRAAIKTIAELSGKFPKPKTDLMLTVPIQYSLH from the coding sequence GTGAACTTGACGCGTATAAAGCAAAAAGCAGTAGTTGCGCAAAAACAAAAAGTACAGAAATCAAAACCTCTTCACAAAAAAATAGTCAAAAAACCTGTTATACACAAAAAAGCTCCTGCAAAAAAGCCTAAGAGAGTAAAGAAAAAAGTTCCTCTTAAAAAAGAGATTAAAAAAGAAGAGCCCAAAGTTATAGAAAAACCAATTGAACCGATAAAATCTGTCGAACCTGCAGAACAACCACCACAAATAGAAAAAAAAACTGAAGTTGTTGCAAATAAAATTGTTGCAAACGAAATTCCTCAAAAGAAGATGAGTGATGAAGAACAGTATTTAGAAAATAATTTGGCAAAAATTTCCCAATTGATAAAAGAAAATTTATATTATCCGAGAATGGCACGTAAACGTGGCATACAAGGCTCTGTCACAGTCCGTTTTATGTTACTCAAAGACGCTACCGTGACACAAATAACTACGATATCTTCCAACAGTGGAATTTTAACACGTGCTGCAATTAAAACAATCGCCGAACTTTCAGGAAAATTTCCAAAGCCAAAAACAGATCTAATGTTAACTGTACCTATACAATATTCTTTGCACTGA
- a CDS encoding Na/Pi cotransporter family protein: MNSWITLSQAVGGIGIFILGMIIMTQGLHALAGDTIRNALVRFTKTPTSGVMTGAISTAILQSSSATTVAAVGFVAAGLLAFPEALGIIFGANVGTTITGWMVALLGFKLKLGTIVLPFILLGSSLKLFSKGKIADIGFAVAGFGLIFVGISFMQDSMSVFKDIISVQNFPGDSFVGRFELFLLGILVTIITQSSSAGVAATLTMIYGGAISFEQGAALVVGMDVGTSFTAAIATIGGSTEVKRTGFSHVVYNIFTGTAALFLIAPYTMLFQSLAPAFLMQQAEIVLVLFHTFFNLLGVIVIIPFTKSFAHLMQKIIPTPKQKYIQNFDPALLENIPLALSVVQKSLENEFKTLLQHILYLLGEKKNANKINIHAFDKLLDETQDFLDMINLKNTQDANWQRLINLIHVIDHLQRLFDRCSEDEHRILLLKSSSLLTKEKNQFIQLIQTILQLLEKESLEQMSNFAQNNDTNVVKTVKQKRQNITSLMADGTVNIDEGTYQLEAIRWLQRSSAHIARIAYHLEQAILSAGK; encoded by the coding sequence ATGAATTCATGGATCACTCTTTCCCAGGCAGTTGGGGGCATTGGTATCTTTATACTAGGTATGATTATCATGACACAAGGGTTACATGCCCTTGCCGGAGATACTATTAGAAATGCTTTAGTGCGCTTTACAAAGACACCGACTAGCGGAGTCATGACAGGGGCAATCAGTACTGCCATTTTGCAATCTTCGAGTGCTACAACAGTTGCTGCTGTGGGGTTTGTAGCCGCTGGGTTGTTAGCCTTCCCTGAAGCACTCGGCATCATATTTGGTGCAAATGTCGGGACTACAATTACGGGTTGGATGGTAGCCCTGCTTGGATTTAAACTCAAACTCGGCACTATAGTTTTACCTTTTATACTCTTGGGTTCAAGCTTAAAACTTTTTTCAAAGGGAAAAATAGCAGACATCGGTTTTGCAGTTGCCGGCTTTGGTTTAATTTTTGTAGGTATTAGTTTTATGCAAGACAGTATGTCTGTCTTTAAAGATATTATTTCTGTGCAAAACTTTCCAGGGGATTCTTTTGTCGGCCGCTTTGAACTGTTTTTACTCGGAATTCTTGTTACAATTATCACGCAATCATCAAGCGCAGGTGTTGCTGCAACACTTACTATGATTTACGGCGGTGCTATAAGTTTTGAACAAGGGGCAGCTTTGGTTGTCGGCATGGATGTTGGAACAAGCTTTACAGCCGCCATTGCAACTATTGGAGGTTCTACAGAAGTAAAAAGAACTGGCTTCTCACATGTTGTGTATAATATATTTACCGGCACTGCAGCGTTGTTTTTGATTGCACCATATACAATGCTGTTTCAGTCACTTGCACCCGCTTTTTTAATGCAGCAAGCTGAAATAGTCTTAGTTTTATTTCACACATTTTTCAATCTTTTAGGTGTTATTGTAATTATTCCCTTTACAAAATCATTCGCACATCTTATGCAAAAAATTATACCCACTCCAAAACAAAAATATATACAAAATTTTGATCCTGCATTGCTTGAAAATATACCTTTGGCTTTAAGTGTTGTTCAAAAATCTCTTGAAAATGAGTTTAAAACATTACTACAACATATACTGTATTTACTTGGAGAGAAGAAAAATGCAAACAAAATTAATATACATGCGTTTGATAAACTCTTAGACGAGACACAAGATTTTTTAGATATGATTAATTTAAAAAATACGCAAGATGCAAATTGGCAACGATTAATCAATCTCATTCACGTTATTGATCATCTTCAGCGACTTTTTGACAGATGCAGTGAAGATGAACATAGAATTTTGTTGCTTAAGTCATCAAGTTTACTGACAAAAGAAAAAAATCAATTTATTCAACTCATTCAAACAATACTTCAGCTCTTAGAAAAAGAATCTCTTGAACAAATGTCAAATTTTGCACAAAACAATGATACAAACGTAGTAAAAACTGTGAAACAAAAAAGACAAAACATAACATCCTTAATGGCAGATGGAACTGTTAATATAGATGAGGGAACTTATCAGCTAGAAGCAATTCGATGGCTACAACGTTCATCTGCACATATTGCCCGTATTGCTTACCACCTTGAACAGGCAATACTAAGCGCAGGAAAATAA
- a CDS encoding NifU family protein: MHFLDEDIYEAVKNYLPKVSEYVNSHGGDIKLLGAKEGTVYIELTGACGGCSMSLMTTKIVVQKKLRELIHPELVVTNVDGTPENKMPEDAYIGTKKDDEDHASMEEEKHGMLDNIKNMIGL; the protein is encoded by the coding sequence ATGCATTTTTTAGATGAAGATATTTATGAGGCTGTGAAAAATTATCTTCCAAAAGTGAGTGAATATGTGAATTCTCATGGTGGAGATATCAAACTTCTTGGAGCAAAAGAGGGCACTGTTTACATAGAACTAACTGGTGCATGTGGTGGCTGTTCTATGAGTCTGATGACGACAAAAATAGTTGTACAAAAAAAATTACGAGAGCTCATACACCCTGAACTTGTAGTTACAAACGTCGATGGAACTCCTGAAAATAAGATGCCCGAAGATGCTTATATCGGTACTAAAAAAGATGATGAAGATCATGCGAGTATGGAAGAAGAAAAACATGGAATGCTCGATAATATTAAAAATATGATAGGACTTTAA
- a CDS encoding flavin reductase, which yields MPGNIAPFNYFMGFSSEPATMIVSIGHKSDGSEKDTLRNIKESGKCTICMVDEAHLNRKKLCTSW from the coding sequence TTGCCTGGTAACATCGCACCTTTTAACTATTTTATGGGGTTTAGTTCTGAACCTGCTACCATGATAGTGAGTATAGGGCATAAAAGTGACGGAAGCGAAAAAGACACCCTTAGAAACATTAAAGAGAGTGGTAAATGTACTATATGTATGGTCGATGAAGCGCATCTCAATAGGAAAAAGTTATGCACTTCTTGGTAA
- a CDS encoding sulfite exporter TauE/SafE family protein, with protein MHDYVLYLLITLILSGIFSMGGAEAGLALIPIFNFLGLGFTVAKAVGLFTGASTTITSSVMNIKRKAVDFKFVFPIALMMVICAPLGAYSSSFIDENLVKFIYMLLLFYSAAMMMFSEKKRLFHAESKFTLFTVRAAVGCIVPFSALGSFFTYATYVPLDWVLLSVVAFSAIVGGYIGDYFMHFKLKQSHIKKLMAGLLYLLALKLLWHFII; from the coding sequence ATGCATGATTATGTACTTTATTTACTTATTACTCTTATTCTCTCTGGCATATTTTCGATGGGTGGAGCGGAAGCTGGTTTAGCCCTTATCCCTATATTTAACTTTTTAGGGCTTGGATTTACAGTAGCAAAAGCAGTCGGTCTTTTTACCGGAGCATCTACTACTATTACGTCTAGTGTTATGAATATCAAAAGAAAGGCAGTTGATTTTAAATTTGTTTTTCCTATTGCTTTAATGATGGTTATTTGTGCACCGCTTGGTGCTTACAGCAGTAGTTTTATAGATGAAAATCTTGTAAAATTTATCTATATGCTTTTACTCTTTTATTCAGCTGCTATGATGATGTTTAGCGAGAAAAAAAGACTTTTTCATGCAGAATCGAAATTTACTCTTTTTACAGTAAGGGCAGCTGTAGGTTGTATTGTGCCTTTTTCGGCACTTGGCTCCTTCTTTACTTATGCGACGTATGTCCCACTTGATTGGGTATTACTCAGTGTTGTTGCATTTTCAGCGATTGTTGGTGGATACATCGGGGACTATTTTATGCACTTTAAATTAAAACAAAGCCATATAAAAAAACTTATGGCTGGGCTTTTATATCTTTTAGCGCTTAAGCTACTGTGGCACTTTATCATTTAA
- a CDS encoding methyltransferase family protein, which yields MKINTSLSVVIRITLWLIILLGGAMYAYSFDKNNLLFHSPLFHILSAPIGLFILRLAFRAAANGGKELAKGRGKDMPRLETNRLITTGIYKCMRHPMLFGLTLLPIGWALLLGMPTFITIIAPLEMLFIIFMVIIFEEMEVKKKFANEYKDYAKKVPMVSFKRSCLRKVFRKYKR from the coding sequence ATGAAAATCAATACCTCTTTATCCGTTGTTATCCGCATTACTTTGTGGCTTATTATACTGCTGGGCGGTGCAATGTATGCTTACTCATTTGATAAAAATAACCTGCTCTTTCACTCTCCTCTTTTTCATATCTTATCTGCCCCCATTGGTCTTTTTATTTTACGTCTTGCATTCCGCGCTGCTGCAAATGGAGGTAAAGAGCTTGCAAAAGGCAGAGGTAAAGATATGCCGCGTTTAGAAACGAACAGACTTATCACAACAGGCATTTACAAATGTATGCGTCACCCTATGCTTTTTGGTCTGACTCTATTACCTATTGGCTGGGCTTTACTTTTAGGAATGCCTACTTTTATTACTATTATTGCTCCTTTGGAAATGCTCTTTATCATTTTTATGGTGATAATTTTTGAAGAGATGGAAGTGAAGAAAAAATTTGCTAATGAGTATAAAGACTATGCAAAGAAAGTTCCTATGGTCTCTTTTAAACGTAGTTGTTTAAGAAAAGTCTTTAGAAAATATAAAAGATAA
- a CDS encoding CsgG/HfaB family protein has product MRKKIYIILAFYVLLMSGCSQKVGVKALVPAQVDRISQTKIIAVTDFTHDRVGLSRKIEAKLSNYQIDNKKYFTIVSRNDINKVIEEQKLQNSGLVNDENIVKVGEFIGAQAIISGNVSPVTKQDSYFYEPRVRCANKKCSELETYNVRCMKRLVGLSAEIKIVDVTKGDIIYADTLSRSTSFKHCADDSRAIPSKTMVAQKLAEDIADEFTYKLTPHYRRFNVKLLEDPDLDYTDEQEKLLEFSLKYIEKGRYSKAEQLLKELVDSTNMKSYVPFYNLGVIKEAQGKYKEAKEYYEYADNLMLEPVDEINEAMVRINSLIANKQKTLEQLSR; this is encoded by the coding sequence ATGAGGAAAAAAATATATATAATATTGGCTTTTTATGTTCTTTTGATGAGTGGATGTTCTCAAAAAGTCGGGGTTAAAGCACTTGTACCTGCCCAGGTTGACAGAATATCGCAAACGAAAATAATAGCTGTAACTGATTTCACACATGACAGAGTTGGACTCTCTCGAAAGATTGAAGCGAAGTTATCTAATTATCAAATAGATAATAAGAAATATTTTACTATTGTGAGTCGAAATGATATTAATAAGGTCATTGAAGAACAAAAATTGCAAAACAGCGGTCTTGTTAATGATGAAAATATTGTCAAAGTTGGAGAGTTCATAGGCGCACAGGCCATAATTTCGGGAAATGTGAGCCCTGTAACAAAGCAGGACAGTTATTTTTATGAGCCTCGTGTACGTTGTGCCAATAAAAAGTGTTCGGAACTTGAAACATATAATGTTCGTTGTATGAAACGGCTGGTAGGACTTTCAGCTGAGATTAAAATTGTTGACGTTACAAAAGGTGACATAATTTATGCAGATACCCTAAGCAGATCTACTTCATTTAAACATTGCGCGGATGATTCACGGGCGATTCCCTCTAAAACAATGGTGGCACAGAAACTCGCAGAAGATATAGCAGATGAATTTACTTATAAATTAACTCCGCATTATAGGCGTTTTAATGTAAAACTTTTAGAGGATCCTGATTTGGATTATACGGATGAGCAGGAAAAACTGTTAGAATTTTCTTTAAAATACATTGAAAAAGGGCGTTATAGCAAGGCAGAACAATTGTTAAAGGAACTCGTTGATTCGACAAATATGAAGAGTTATGTTCCATTTTATAATTTAGGTGTTATTAAAGAAGCCCAGGGAAAATATAAAGAGGCAAAAGAGTATTATGAATATGCAGATAATTTGATGCTAGAACCGGTGGATGAGATAAATGAAGCAATGGTTCGTATTAATTCATTAATTGCCAACAAACAAAAAACACTTGAGCAGCTAAGCAGATGA
- a CDS encoding LPP20 family lipoprotein, translating into MSKFSIILLVFGLLLSACASKQKVVVPKKELPSWYVHPPKSDAYELFALGEGGNQQDAINNALSLVVSTLSVSISSSFRAKTVVKEGSVNSSDATYINKTQSNVQKIRISQYEILHVTRLGFKRYAAVIKVNKQKLFQGLKNEIDQKFEIYRNDIKNIQRLNALKQLAYYKNMKKAFGYIKNALIVMKVLNKGFDDKKYLAAMNEINTKHQYLLEHISFWVYSNVKSLTKPVISALTQQKFIIKKMKSKMHFDIYIKVKIQKANAYGFSLARSEISFITKDYKKEVLASNVIHVTGQSSQGYAIAKQNLVKRLNDLIHKEGISKVLNY; encoded by the coding sequence ATGAGTAAATTTAGCATAATTTTACTTGTCTTTGGTTTGCTTTTAAGCGCTTGTGCCTCAAAACAAAAAGTTGTAGTGCCAAAAAAAGAGCTGCCGTCTTGGTATGTGCATCCTCCTAAATCTGATGCATATGAGCTTTTTGCCCTTGGAGAGGGGGGAAATCAACAAGATGCCATTAATAATGCGCTGAGTCTTGTAGTCTCCACATTAAGTGTCTCTATCTCATCGAGTTTTAGGGCAAAAACAGTTGTAAAAGAGGGCAGTGTAAACAGTTCTGATGCAACCTATATAAATAAAACACAGAGTAATGTTCAAAAGATACGTATAAGCCAATATGAAATACTACATGTAACAAGACTCGGTTTTAAAAGATATGCCGCTGTTATAAAAGTAAATAAGCAAAAATTATTTCAGGGTTTAAAAAATGAAATAGATCAAAAATTTGAAATTTACAGGAATGATATAAAAAATATTCAACGTTTAAATGCGCTCAAGCAATTGGCATATTATAAAAATATGAAAAAAGCTTTTGGATATATAAAAAATGCACTTATTGTTATGAAAGTACTTAATAAAGGATTTGATGATAAAAAATACCTTGCAGCAATGAATGAAATCAATACAAAACATCAATATCTTTTAGAGCATATAAGTTTTTGGGTATATTCTAATGTAAAAAGTCTTACTAAACCTGTCATAAGTGCTTTAACACAGCAGAAGTTCATCATTAAAAAAATGAAATCAAAAATGCATTTTGATATTTACATCAAAGTAAAAATTCAAAAGGCAAATGCATACGGCTTTTCTCTTGCCCGCAGCGAAATATCATTTATAACCAAAGACTACAAAAAAGAAGTTTTGGCATCGAATGTCATACATGTAACGGGACAATCTTCGCAAGGCTACGCCATAGCCAAGCAAAATCTTGTAAAAAGGCTCAATGATTTGATACATAAAGAGGGCATTTCGAAAGTGTTAAATTATTAG
- a CDS encoding AAA family ATPase, whose product MINKIQNVKNEVSKVVVGQEKMIDSLLIALLCEGHILIEGVPGLAKTTTVNALSKALGLDFKRAQFTPDLLPSDILGAEIYDPQNNQFKIKKGPIFTNLLLADEINRAPAKVQSALLEVMQEKQVTIGDTTFKLDLPFFVMATQNPVEQEGVYQLPEAQLDRFMLKLVVGYNTKKEELEIARRISSGNFETINPVLNKSELEALKKAVRDIHVDEEVEEYMIELVNATRHPEEYGLDDIKEYIQFGASPRVSIDMFKAVKAMAFMRGKDFVTPVDVAYIVKELMRHRIVLTYEAEAEGITTDEIIQKVLETVAIP is encoded by the coding sequence ATGATTAATAAAATACAGAATGTAAAAAATGAAGTTTCAAAAGTTGTTGTCGGTCAGGAGAAAATGATAGATTCATTGCTCATTGCACTTTTATGTGAGGGGCACATACTCATAGAAGGTGTTCCCGGACTTGCAAAAACAACAACAGTCAATGCTCTTTCAAAGGCTTTAGGGCTTGATTTTAAACGTGCACAGTTCACACCGGATTTACTTCCATCAGATATTTTAGGGGCCGAAATTTATGACCCGCAAAACAACCAGTTTAAAATTAAAAAAGGTCCGATTTTCACAAACCTTTTACTTGCAGATGAAATCAACCGTGCTCCGGCAAAAGTACAATCTGCACTTCTTGAAGTAATGCAGGAGAAACAGGTAACAATCGGGGATACAACTTTCAAACTTGATCTGCCGTTTTTTGTAATGGCGACACAAAATCCGGTAGAACAAGAAGGTGTTTATCAGCTTCCGGAAGCACAGCTTGATCGTTTTATGCTCAAGCTTGTTGTCGGGTACAATACAAAAAAAGAAGAGCTTGAAATCGCAAGAAGAATCTCAAGCGGTAATTTTGAGACAATCAATCCTGTACTCAATAAAAGTGAATTAGAAGCGCTTAAAAAGGCTGTAAGAGATATACATGTAGATGAAGAAGTCGAAGAGTATATGATAGAACTTGTCAACGCTACAAGGCATCCTGAGGAGTATGGACTGGATGATATCAAAGAGTATATACAGTTTGGAGCATCACCTCGTGTAAGTATTGATATGTTTAAAGCAGTCAAAGCAATGGCATTTATGCGCGGTAAAGATTTTGTAACACCTGTAGATGTTGCATACATTGTAAAAGAGCTGATGCGTCACCGTATTGTGCTGACATATGAGGCTGAAGCTGAAGGTATAACAACGGATGAAATCATTCAAAAAGTGCTTGAAACTGTAGCGATACCATAA
- a CDS encoding DUF58 domain-containing protein: protein MSKLQKILVRARRQVFSEMVGNNPSIFQGEGYDFIELREYMPGDDIRHIDWNITAKLQKPYIKIFREERELNVVIASMLNGSVYFGSKRFKQDVIAEITAMLSFSTIKNGDLLSSYIFSDKMESFLKPSKKLFSVHKSTDEILNFDPLNKKADYKVLADTLFKRLKRKSLIVIVGDFFEIPDFKVLAKKHEVVAVIVRDRLEETPPEMGFTSLVDPESGAVLEGDFNAQTVKEYAKKVLVHDRKLYATFRKHQIRFTKIYTDGKIGVSLRRLFEGR from the coding sequence ATGAGTAAATTACAAAAAATTCTTGTACGGGCCCGCCGTCAAGTTTTTAGTGAGATGGTTGGAAACAATCCGTCAATCTTTCAAGGCGAGGGCTATGACTTTATAGAACTGCGCGAGTATATGCCGGGTGATGATATTCGTCATATAGACTGGAACATTACGGCAAAACTCCAAAAGCCTTACATTAAAATCTTTCGTGAAGAGAGAGAACTCAATGTTGTCATTGCTTCAATGTTAAACGGCAGCGTCTATTTCGGTTCTAAAAGATTCAAGCAGGATGTTATAGCAGAAATTACGGCTATGCTTAGTTTTTCTACCATTAAAAATGGAGATTTACTGAGTTCATATATTTTTAGTGACAAGATGGAGTCTTTTTTGAAACCGAGTAAAAAGCTGTTCTCGGTACATAAAAGTACGGATGAAATTCTAAACTTTGATCCGCTGAACAAAAAGGCAGACTATAAAGTTTTGGCAGATACTCTGTTTAAAAGACTTAAAAGAAAGTCGTTAATTGTCATTGTCGGTGATTTCTTTGAAATTCCTGATTTTAAAGTATTGGCAAAAAAACATGAAGTTGTTGCCGTCATAGTTCGAGACAGACTTGAAGAGACCCCGCCTGAGATGGGATTTACATCGTTAGTAGACCCTGAGAGTGGTGCTGTATTAGAAGGTGATTTTAACGCACAAACTGTAAAAGAGTATGCAAAAAAAGTTTTAGTACATGACAGAAAACTCTATGCAACATTTAGAAAACACCAGATTAGATTTACAAAGATTTATACAGACGGAAAAATCGGTGTTTCATTAAGAAGATTATTTGAAGGCAGATAA